The segment AATCGCCTCATTGACGGACACCTTGGCCGGCACATCGCTGGCGAAGATCATCTCGAAGGTAGCCAGACGCAGAATCTGACGGTCTACACGTGACAAGCGGCTCATCTGCCAGCCCTTAAGATAATGCTCCAGCATATCGTCAATCGCCATTTTGTGCTCCCACACGCCGTTGACATGCGTAACAACATAAGCCTTCAGTTCAATCTCATCGGTAATAACGCGCTCGGTTTCATTCTCATCTGCCGCTTCTTCAATCAGCATGTCAACCGCTTCGGTAACCTCTACATCGTTCATTTCCATCTGGTACAGGCTTTGTACAATAATTTCTCTCGCTAAACGTCTCTTCATGTGTTCCTCCTACGAACTAGCCTCTTGTTTTGGTGTTACAGATTTCAACAATTACAACCGGACCAGCTTCTATCCTACATTTCCTCACATAAACGTCCGCATAGGCCGATTTAAGAGCATTTATACCCTTAATTTCCTCAAAAAACCCACTCCGAGCCGATTCAGGTGTATTTATACCCTTAACTTTCTCAAAAAGCCCACTACGGGCCGATTCAGGTGTATTTATACCCTTAATTTTCTCAAAAAGCCCACTCCGAGCCGATTTAGGTGCATTTATACCCTTAACTTTCTCAAAAAGCACACTCCGGGCATTTATACTGCCTTTTCAGCAAAAAACCGCGCAGCCTTTCTTCCGCAGGTCAGCAACTCAAAGTAACGGGTTCCAGGCTTCCGGGAGAAAGACTATCGCGGTTCATTTGAAGGGACGCCAGCGTCCGGACAGCCGCTCTGCGATCTCCTGCCATTGAAACAGGGGACCCTGCGCGGTATCCTTTCGTTTGCCGAACGTATATCCGATGAACACTACCAGTGCAAAGAACAGCATATCCCAAAAACCGCTAATCAGATAAATCAATCCGAGAAAGACACCGAAGGCAACTCCGGTAATTCTACCCCCGTGACTTTCCCATACTTCTCTCCAGGACATCAGGGAAACTCACCTCTATTCCACTCGACTTTTGAAGCTTGGTGCCTGTGTGAGGTTAGCAATGTATACAGACACATCTGCAACCGGAATTCCGGTTGTCTCCTGTACGAAATCATGCACCTGACGCTGTACATCCGTTGTAAGCAGCGGCAGTGAATGCTCGCCGTCGACGACCGCCCGGATCATAATCTCAAGACCCGCCTGTGAGACACGGATGCGCGATTTCAGGTCGCGGATGCCCTTCACTTTGCCCGCAGCCTTCAGACTCAGGTTCTCAATGGTCTCCATTGAGATCTGAATATCCCCGTACTCTGTACGCTGATCCACAGACGGCAGGGAAGCGCGGTCGCGGCGCAGGGAGATGTAGAAGAAGCGGATGCTCAGCAGGAACAGAATGACCGCCACCGAGATCGCAGTGATATAGACCGCCGGTCCGTCCGAAATCTCATACTTGTCCGGAATGACACCGCTTAAGAGGAGGATGGCAGTTACAGATAGTATTCCAATGCTTAAGCTGTACAGGAACAGCAGAAGCCTGTCCAGAATTTTGGCCACGAGTCTCACAACCTCCTTAAATTAAGGTAAACCCTCGACGCACTGTCGGGGGTTTATGGAAGAACTGAACCCTTACTTCACGCGGATAACCGCATCCGTGTCCTCGCTCTTGTCAATGCTTGTATTGCTTTTGAACTGCACATCATGAATATGCACGTTCACTTCCACAACGGTCAGACCGGTCATGGTTTCGATGGAGCGCTTAACATTGCGCTGAATTTCAGCAGCCACTTCCGGAAGACGGTAGCCGTATTCGATAATTACGGACACATCCACCGCAGCCTCGCGCTGGCCAACCTCAACCTTAACCCCTTTGGACAGGTTCTTGCGTCCGAGAAGCTCCACGATTCCGCCGGCGAAACCGCCGCTCATTCCGGCCACACCTTTCACCTCAACGGTTGCCAAACCGGCGATAACCTCGATCACCTCTGGAGCGATCTGGATTTCACCGATTTCCGTACGTTCAAATTCTGTCGGCAATGTACTCATTTGGACTTCACACCTTTCCAGCAAAAAAAGTTGTAGGGGCACTTCAAGCGGGCAGTACACCTCTTATTAAACATACTATATCATTTGACGAACTTTATGACAAACCATGAGAAGCCGTCCTAAACTTCATACTCCTCAAGGAACTTGATATCGAAGTTCCCGTCCAAAAACACCGGATGCTCCAGCAGTCTCTGGTGGAATGAAATGGTGGTATGTATGCCTTCCACCGCAAATTCAGCCAGTGCACGCTTCATTTTGGCGACTGCCTCTTCCCGGGTCGGTGCCCAGACGATCAGCTTGGCAATCATGGAGTCATAAAAAGGTGAAATGGTATAGCCGGGGTACGCCGCGCTGTCCACCCGTACGCCGAGTCCGCCCGGAGGCAGATAGAAGCCGATTTTGCCGGGAGAAGGCATGAAATTACGTTCAGGGTCCTCCGCATTGATCCGGCATTCGATCGACCACCCGTTGATCACAATATCCTCTTGGGTGAAGGAGAGCGTATTGCCTTCCGCCACAGAGATCATTTCCTTGATCAGATCCACCCCGGTAACCATCTCTGTCACGGGATGCTCCACCTGGATACGGGTATTCATCTCCATGAAATAGAACTGGCCGTCAGGTCCAAGCAGGAATTCCAGCGTGCCCGCCCCCGAGTAATTAACCGCGAGCGCGGCCCGCACAGCGGCTTGGCCCATCGCTTCACGGGTCTCCGGTGTCAGGATGGAGCAAGGCGCTTCCTCCACCAGCTTCTGGCGGCGGCGCTGCACAGAGCAGTCACGTTCACCCAGATGGACTACGTTGCCGTGATTGTCGGCGATGATCTGAATCTCCACATGCTTCATGCCGGTCAGGAATTTCTCCAGATAGACCCCGGCATTGCCGAAGGCCTTCTGCGCCTCCTGCTGGGCAGCGGTAATCTGCTTCACCAGCGATTCCTCGTCCTCGGCGATGCGGATGCCCTTGCCTCCGCCGCCTGCTGTAGCCTTGACGATGATCGGATACCCGATATCCCGGCCCAGCATCACCGCTTCTTCTATGTCGCCGACAAGCCCGTCGGAGCCCGGAATAATCGGAACCCCCGCCTGCTTCATCGTCTCCTTGGCTACTGCCTTGTCGCCCATCCGCGTAATTGCATCCGGCGACGGGCCGATGAAGGTAATGTTACAGGATTCACAGATCTCGGCGAAATCCGCGTTCTCGGCCAGGAAGCCGTAGCCGGGGTGAATAGCATCGCATTCCGTCAGCGTGGCAACGCTCATAATATTAGTAAAGTTCAAATAGCTGTCCTTGGCGGGCATCGGTCCGATACAGTAAGCCTCATCTGCAAGACGGACATGCAGGGAATCGCGGTCCGGCTCCGAATAGACAGCCACTGTGGCAATACCCAGCTCGCGGCAGGCCCGGATAATGCGGACCGCAATCTCGCCGCGGTTGGCAATCAACACTTTTTGAATGTTCATGCGTTTCCTCCCAAAGTTTAGCGAAGCTTGCAAGCTCCTCCTCATTCTCGCGGCAATTATTCCGCTCTCACCAGAAACAGCGGCTGGCCATATTCCACCAGTTGGCCGTTCTCAACCAGGACAGAGACAATCTCGCCCTTCACTTCGGCTTCCAGCTCATTCATCAGCTTCATTGCTTCAATGATGCAGACCGTGGATTTCTCATTTACCCGGTCCCCGACATTGACAAAGGAAGGTGTCTCCGGTGAAGCGGCACTATAGAAGGTCCCGACCATCGGCGAGACGATTTTATGTAATGCGCCTTCAGCGGAGGGTGCGGGCTGCTGCGCCGCAGCAGGAACTTCACTAACAGCCGGAGGGGCAATGATCTGCGGACTTTGCGGCTGCGGGGCTGGCGTAAAGGGGTAGGTATAAGGAGCCGCCTGAATTACTGTTCCTTCAGCTTCAGAGCGATCCGGTTTACGGATAGCCAGCTTCATACCTTCGCTTTCAATCTCCAGCTCGTGCACGGAGGAAGTCTGGTCCAGCAATTGAATCAATTCCTTAATCTCGCTTAACTTGAACATTGGGTAGTTCACTCCTTCAGCTTTCTCTCGAAGCCATTTTGGGACGCTGGCTGAGCAGGGTACGATATCCGTTCTGACAAGCATACCTGTAAGGCTGGGCTGCTCTGTTATTCTCTTGAATCGCTACCTGGTGTAACCGCTGCCTGCGTAATCTTCTTTTTGTATGCATCGATAACTTTATGTATTATATCACAAACGCTAGAAATGGAAAGAGCCTGGGACGCGCCCGGGCTCTTTCGGCATTTTATTCTATTTTCCCTGATTATATTCAGCTGGCTTACTGCTCCGAGACGTATTGGACCTTAATCTTATCCTGGGTAACGCTCAGTTCCTTCATTACAAAATCCACGATGCCGACCGCCTGCTTCACATCCAGCTTATCGCTGAGCACTACGATCGTATAGGCGTCACCGGCTTCTTCTTTCACAATGGCCTCGCCGTATTTTTGTTGAAGCTTTTCTTCAATCCCGGTGATTTTGGATTCCTTCTCTTCCAGCTTGCTCAGTTGCTCCTGGGCTGCTGCATTCTCGGCCGGTGTCTTATCCATATCGTTAATCAGCGCCAGCAGATCATTATGATCCTTCAGGTTCTTCTGCTCGCGTTCGTACAGGTAGTTCGTGAACAGGCTGCTGGCCGATACGCTCTGCGAAGCCACCTCATCCAGAATAGCCTCGTCGTCCTTCGCCGGAGTCTTGTCTACAGCGGCTGACGTATCCTTGCTGTCTTTGCTGTCCTTAGTGTCCTTGTTCTCCTTGCTGTCCTTGCTGCCAGCCGTATCCTTGCCGTTATCAGCCGTAGTAGTGGCCGCTTTGTCCGTTGCTGCAGTTGTATCCTTAGCAGTGTTACTGCTGTCTGCAACCACACTGCTGTCATCTATCACAGCCGGAGTCGTAATGTCCTCAGTTGCCACTGTCGATGCTGCTTCATCCTTGGATGTCTTGCTGCTGTCATCCACGGTTCCTACTGCAATCCCTTTGTCCGTGCTGACCTCTTTGATGACAAGTCCGCTGTCCAGCGTAGTGGAGGTTCCGCCGCCCGTCCCGTCTTTGATAGTGTCCACCTGGATGCTGCCTGCGGTTTCTTTGGGGATGGGAGCCCCCGTATCTTCCGTGAACAGATAATATGCAGAGAGCACTACCATCAAACTGAGCATAGAAACCAGCCAAATCGTTTGTCTTTTGCCCTTCATTGTTTATACCTCCTATAATTTTGTTGCCAGCCCTCTTGTCGTGTGTGTCATGTGTATCGTACAAGCCTCTTCTGTTAAAGCATATGCCGGGGTTGCCGGAGACATGCCTATTCCTGCTTGCGCGGGACAACAGAAATCCGGTAGACCGGTACGTTAAGCCCTTTTTCAACCGCCTGCTCAATCAGACTGCGCACGACCTTATTCTCTGCCCCTTTGGCAACCACCAGCACTCCCCGTACCTGAGGCTTCACCCGCTTGGTGATGATCGGAGCCTCGTTCCCTGACTGGCTGTAAGTGACGATCTGGCCGTCCCTGGTGTACTGGGTGGTATGGCGTTTACCGCCGCTGGCATCCGTTTCTTCACTTTGCTGCTGCGAGTCGTTCATATTGCGCTGCACGATAATCTCTTCTGTGGAATCTACGGTGACCATGATATCCACAGTACCGACCCCCACGATTTTCTCCAGAATCTCCTTCGTGCGGTTCTCCATCGCCAGTTCGATACTGTCAAAAGAATTCGCGTTTCCGGTCTCCGGCTGCAAAACCGTCTGTGAGGTCCCGCTGTCCGGCGGTTCACGCCCTGTGTTCTCGTTGTCCAGCTTCTTCACATTCACGAAGGAGTTGAACAGCATGATCGCAACGCCCAGCAGGCCGATTATGATCAGCCAGCGGAAGGTGTGGCTGCGCTTCGGGCTGCCGCTGCCGCCTCCGGCCCACTGCTCCAGCTTTTTCAGCCAATTGCCCATTGATTTCCCTCCTTCAATTATGATTTCACGGTACCGCCCCCGCTGCTTTGCACCTTGATCAGAGCGGGGTCCAGGTTCCAGTTCTTCTCCAGCAGCTGGATAATTGTTCCGGCTTCTTCCGCCAGGGTCTCCTGCACTCCCTCTATGCCGCTCCCGGAAGAGGAGGAAGCCGGAGCCGAACCACCACCTGAGGAGGACGCTTCCTGCGCTTCACCATCCCCGCCGCTGCCTTCCAGACTGACCTGGACCGGTTCTACAGGGTTAATCTGTATCGGCCCGGCTGACGGGAGGGATGCTGTACCCTTGCCCGGGACAGCGCCTCCAGAGGCGCTCTGCTCCGGCGGAAGAGCTACCGTGACCGAGGAGATCAGCGGCACCTCCTCGCCCAGCGGCGCATTCGGATTCGGGCCCATGGCCAGGGCCACCGTCACCTTCACCCCGCCGAGCCCGGTGCTCCCGGCAATCTGGTCGCGCATCTGGCCGGCGATTTCCTCGGCAGCCAGCTTCAGGCTCTGGTCACGTGCTCCGGCGGCAAGCATCCGGCCGTCTGCCAGAATCTTGTCCAGCGAATCCGGTGCGCCCTCCGCCTTGTTCAGCAGCCCCCCGCTTCTCTCCTGCTGCTGCATCGCCACGGTCAGCTCCTTGCTGGCATCGCCCTTCAGCAGAGAGATTATCGGGCTGAGCATCGTTAGCAGAACCAGCAGACTGAGCACCAGCCTGGCATAGCGTTCCATGGATTTGCTGGGCAGCAGCATCTCCACGAATGCAGCCATCAGCACGACGAGAATCAGCTCATGGAGCCAACTGCTGAGCCAGGACATGGCGCACCTCCTTATCCTTTCGTTCTATCGCATCATCACGGTCACATTGCCCGCAGTCAGCATAATGGTTACAGCCAGGAAGAACATCAGCGAGACGGCGGCCAGCGCCGCGAAGACGTAAATCATGCTTTTGCCGATCGTCTGCAGGCAGGTCACAATCGGTGTCTCGCCCAGCGGCTGCATCACAGCGGCGGCCAGATTGTAGATCAGGGCGAGGATCAGTATTTTGATTGCCGGGAACGCGCACAGGAAGAGGATAATGATCACTCCCGACAGCCCGATGGCGTTCTTCACCAGCAGTGAGGCCGAGATGACCGTGTCCGTGGCATCCGCGAACATTTTACCGATCACCGGCACGAAATTTCCTGTTATATATTTGGCCGCGCGTATGGTCACTCCGTCTGTAACCGAGCTGGTAATCCCCCGGACGGAGATCACTCCTAGAAACACCGTCAGCAGCACCCCGAGCAGCCCGGCCCCGATATTGCGCAGCAGATTCGCCAGATGGGTCAGCTTGTATTTCTCCGACATGGCGCTCACCAGATGCAGCACCGCCGAGAAGAACAGCAGCGGGAAGACCAGCGTATGAATCAGCGTGCCTACGGTATGGATCATGAATACGATCAGCGGATGGGTCACCGACACCGTGACGATATTGCCCATGGAAGCCAGCAGCGCGAACAGCAGCGGAATCATAGCCATCATGAAGTCGATCATCCGGTCGATGGCATCCTTGGCATAGCCGATAGCGACATTGAAGCTGTTAACGGCGATGACCAGCACCACCATGTAGCAGAGCATATAAGCAATCCTGCTGACTGATTTCCGTTCAAAAGCGGTCTGCAGCGTCTCCAGAATCATGCTCAGCACACTGATCATCACAATCGTGACCAGCAGCTTGCCGTTGTAGAGTACCTCATGCCACATGAAGTTCATCAGGCCGGACAATACGCTTTTGAAGCTTAAGCCCTTATCTCCCGGCAGCAGCATATCCATCAAGGAAGGCGTCCGTCCCTCCGGGAAAAATCCACCGTAATCCTTCATCAGCTGGTCCCAGTAAGACTCGACTTTGTCTTTTGGCAGATGCTCCACCTGCCCTTTCACCCACTGGTCAACAGGAGACGTAGGGCCTCCGCTGCCGCCTGTAGCCGGGGACGAAGGAACCGGAGCCGTGCTTGCCGCACTTGCAGAACTTGTATCACTTGCGGCGCTTGCGGCGCTTGCGGCGCTTGCGGCGCTTGCGGCGCTTGCCGTGCTTGCACACAGCAGAAGCAGGTGGAGCACCAGCAGTAGAGCTGGCAGAAGCAGGAGCGCTTTCACCCCTTTTGGCGGCCGAAAAATATGATGCTCCTGCATTCCCCTCACCTCCGCTTTACTCCAACTTGTCCGGCATGTCCGCTGTATCAGGCTGGCAGCAGCTTCATGACCGTTTCAATAATAATGCTGATAATCGGAACAGCCAGCACCATGATCAGCACCTTGCCGGCCAGCTCAATCTTGGAAGCAATCGATTCCTGCCCGGCATCCCTCACGATCTGCGCCCCGAATTCCGCAATATAGGAGATGCCGATGATTTTGAACACGGTTTTGATGTGGATCATTTCCATCCCGGAGGACTCCGCCACCCGCTCCAGCGTACCTAGAATCGTTCCGATCTTGCCGATCAGGAACAGGAAGATCAGGATGCCGGCCGCCGTGGTCAGCAGGAAGGCGAATACCGGCTTTTGTTCCTTCAGGACGAGGATAAGGACCGTCGCCAAGATGCCAATTCCCACAATCTGAATGATTTCCATAACTTCAGCCTACTGAAAAAGAAAAATCGTTTTGATTTCCTGCAGCAGCCCATCCAGCATCCGGATGACCATGAACAGGACGATGATAAAGCCGACAATCGTTACCCAGTGGGCGATATCCTCTTTGCCCATCTGCTTAAGCACCGTATGGATCATGGCGATAATGATGCCGATGCCGGCAATCTGAAAGATCGCGTTGACTTCAATATTCATTCCTGGCACCTCGCTAAAAGATCAAAATGACGATCAATGCTCCAAGCAGCAGACCCAGGCTTTTACTCACCTTCTCGTACTTGCCCTGATCTTCTCTGGCCGCTGTCTCCTCCTGCTTCAATTGCTGTAAAGCCAGTGCAATATGCGTGCTCTGATTCGGCCGGTCACTGGTTCCGAGCGTGCAGCTTAGCTGCCGGATGATCTCCTTCTCCGTGCCCCGCAGCGATGCGCTGCTCCAGTGGGCTTCCATCGCCCGCCGGATGGCCTCTTCCGCACTGTAGTTATGCGGCGGGTTCATCTCCTCCGCCGCCGTAAGGAAAAAAGCTCTCAGCGGCTCCTTCGTCTGCATCCCGATCCGGCGCAGCGCCTCCGGCAGCGGCGTGTAGCCGTACTGGATCTCGGTCTCCAGCCGCTGGAGCGCGGCAATTAAGGCCCGGATATGCCTCGGCCGGTCGGCATACTGGGCCGCCTGCTTGAAGCCGGCCAGGGTTCCCGCCAGCACGATCAGTACCGCGCCAAGCAGCTTAAGCATGGCGGTCACCCCCTGGCACCGGCTGCTGCTCCGGCGAGACCAGCAGCAGCCCGCGCTTCTGGGCGTCCAGAATGCGGAAGGACAAGCCAGAGGCTCCGCGGTGCAGTATCACATACCGCTCGAACATCCGGTGCTCCAGCAGCCCGCCAAGTCCGGGCCGCCGGGCAAGCTCGGACACTTCCTTGCCGTGCGCGGAAGCGACCACCGAGATCCCGGCGTGCAGCGCCTCTGTCACTGCCTCTGCGTCCTCCATGCGGCCGATTTCATCGGCGATCAGCACATCGGGCGACAGGGAGCGGATCATCATCATCATGCCCTCCGCCTTGGGGCAGCCGTCCAGAATATCCGTGCGCGGCCCGACATCGAAGGCCGGAATTCCCCGGCGGCTGCCTGCGATCTCAGAGCGTTCGTCGACGATGCCGACCTTCAGCCCCGGCCGGCTGCCTTCCCGGCCGCCGCTTGCGCCAGCTGACAGCTGCCTGGCCAGATCTCGCAGCAGTGTGGTCTTGCCATGCTGCGGCGGGGACAGAATCAGCGTATGCATCACACGCTGCCGCCCCCGGTCCAGCAGATACGGCAGCACGCCGTCGGCGATGCCGTGCACCTCACGGGCAATCCGCACGTTGAAGCCGGTAATATCACGCAGATGCTCCACGCCGCCCCCGCTCAGCACCGTCCGGCCGCAGAGACCGATCCGGTGTCCGCCCGGAATCGTAATGAAGCCCTTGCGCAGCTCCTCTTCCATCGTATAGAGGGAATGATTGCTGATGAGGTCCAGCAGCCGGTGCGTATCCTCCCGGTCCGGCCGGTAAGCCTCGCCGGGAAGCTGGGTCAGGGTGCCGCCGGCACCGATGAAATGATACTTGCCGGAATAGTTGATCTCCAGCGGCCGTCCCTCACGGACGCGGATCTCCTCCACCTTGTCCAGGAGCGCAGCGGGGAGGCCGCCTAGCAGCGCTCTTACTTTTTCGGGAAACAACAGAAGCCAGTCATTTGTCATACCAGGTACCCCCAAGCTGTCCTCTACTAAATAGCTTTATTTCATATTTATGCTTGTACTTATGCTTTATGCCTATCATCTATCATTTCTTGAGAATCCCGAATAAGAGAATAGCCACCCCGCAGCCAATCCAGCCCAGCTTGCCCCAGGACAGCTGCTCTGCCATCCCTGTAAGGCCGACAGCCGTGGTCAGAATGAGGATTGTAGGGCCGACAAGCGCCAGTCCCGAATTGACAGCCAGCGCCTTATCCACCTGATTCAGCTTCAGCATAATCAAGGCCGCCGCAATCTCTACACTGCCGGACAGCAGCCGCAGGGCCGACATCCAGCTTACATACTTGTCCAAATATCCCAACTCCCTTTTTACAAATCTATGGGCCCGCCCGCCATTTCACTGCAAATCAAACAAGCTGTTATCC is part of the Paenibacillus sp. FSL M7-0420 genome and harbors:
- the spoIIIAB gene encoding stage III sporulation protein SpoIIIAB, which codes for MLKLLGAVLIVLAGTLAGFKQAAQYADRPRHIRALIAALQRLETEIQYGYTPLPEALRRIGMQTKEPLRAFFLTAAEEMNPPHNYSAEEAIRRAMEAHWSSASLRGTEKEIIRQLSCTLGTSDRPNQSTHIALALQQLKQEETAAREDQGKYEKVSKSLGLLLGALIVILIF
- the spoIIIAA gene encoding stage III sporulation protein AA yields the protein MTNDWLLLFPEKVRALLGGLPAALLDKVEEIRVREGRPLEINYSGKYHFIGAGGTLTQLPGEAYRPDREDTHRLLDLISNHSLYTMEEELRKGFITIPGGHRIGLCGRTVLSGGGVEHLRDITGFNVRIAREVHGIADGVLPYLLDRGRQRVMHTLILSPPQHGKTTLLRDLARQLSAGASGGREGSRPGLKVGIVDERSEIAGSRRGIPAFDVGPRTDILDGCPKAEGMMMMIRSLSPDVLIADEIGRMEDAEAVTEALHAGISVVASAHGKEVSELARRPGLGGLLEHRMFERYVILHRGASGLSFRILDAQKRGLLLVSPEQQPVPGGDRHA
- the accC gene encoding acetyl-CoA carboxylase biotin carboxylase subunit, producing MNIQKVLIANRGEIAVRIIRACRELGIATVAVYSEPDRDSLHVRLADEAYCIGPMPAKDSYLNFTNIMSVATLTECDAIHPGYGFLAENADFAEICESCNITFIGPSPDAITRMGDKAVAKETMKQAGVPIIPGSDGLVGDIEEAVMLGRDIGYPIIVKATAGGGGKGIRIAEDEESLVKQITAAQQEAQKAFGNAGVYLEKFLTGMKHVEIQIIADNHGNVVHLGERDCSVQRRRQKLVEEAPCSILTPETREAMGQAAVRAALAVNYSGAGTLEFLLGPDGQFYFMEMNTRIQVEHPVTEMVTGVDLIKEMISVAEGNTLSFTQEDIVINGWSIECRINAEDPERNFMPSPGKIGFYLPPGGLGVRVDSAAYPGYTISPFYDSMIAKLIVWAPTREEAVAKMKRALAEFAVEGIHTTISFHQRLLEHPVFLDGNFDIKFLEEYEV
- a CDS encoding YqhV family protein, which translates into the protein MDKYVSWMSALRLLSGSVEIAAALIMLKLNQVDKALAVNSGLALVGPTILILTTAVGLTGMAEQLSWGKLGWIGCGVAILLFGILKK
- the spoIIIAF gene encoding stage III sporulation protein AF is translated as MSWLSSWLHELILVVLMAAFVEMLLPSKSMERYARLVLSLLVLLTMLSPIISLLKGDASKELTVAMQQQERSGGLLNKAEGAPDSLDKILADGRMLAAGARDQSLKLAAEEIAGQMRDQIAGSTGLGGVKVTVALAMGPNPNAPLGEEVPLISSVTVALPPEQSASGGAVPGKGTASLPSAGPIQINPVEPVQVSLEGSGGDGEAQEASSSGGGSAPASSSSGSGIEGVQETLAEEAGTIIQLLEKNWNLDPALIKVQSSGGGTVKS
- the spoIIIAD gene encoding stage III sporulation protein AD, encoding MEIIQIVGIGILATVLILVLKEQKPVFAFLLTTAAGILIFLFLIGKIGTILGTLERVAESSGMEMIHIKTVFKIIGISYIAEFGAQIVRDAGQESIASKIELAGKVLIMVLAVPIISIIIETVMKLLPA
- the nusB gene encoding transcription antitermination factor NusB; the encoded protein is MKRRLAREIIVQSLYQMEMNDVEVTEAVDMLIEEAADENETERVITDEIELKAYVVTHVNGVWEHKMAIDDMLEHYLKGWQMSRLSRVDRQILRLATFEMIFASDVPAKVSVNEAIDLAKHFGTEDSGKFVNGVLGKMIQDVDTLRAEL
- the spoIIIAC gene encoding stage III sporulation protein AC; this translates as MNIEVNAIFQIAGIGIIIAMIHTVLKQMGKEDIAHWVTIVGFIIVLFMVIRMLDGLLQEIKTIFLFQ
- the accB gene encoding acetyl-CoA carboxylase biotin carboxyl carrier protein; translated protein: MFKLSEIKELIQLLDQTSSVHELEIESEGMKLAIRKPDRSEAEGTVIQAAPYTYPFTPAPQPQSPQIIAPPAVSEVPAAAQQPAPSAEGALHKIVSPMVGTFYSAASPETPSFVNVGDRVNEKSTVCIIEAMKLMNELEAEVKGEIVSVLVENGQLVEYGQPLFLVRAE
- a CDS encoding DUF2273 domain-containing protein translates to MSWREVWESHGGRITGVAFGVFLGLIYLISGFWDMLFFALVVFIGYTFGKRKDTAQGPLFQWQEIAERLSGRWRPFK
- a CDS encoding SpoIIIAH-like family protein, producing MKGKRQTIWLVSMLSLMVVLSAYYLFTEDTGAPIPKETAGSIQVDTIKDGTGGGTSTTLDSGLVIKEVSTDKGIAVGTVDDSSKTSKDEAASTVATEDITTPAVIDDSSVVADSSNTAKDTTAATDKAATTTADNGKDTAGSKDSKENKDTKDSKDSKDTSAAVDKTPAKDDEAILDEVASQSVSASSLFTNYLYEREQKNLKDHNDLLALINDMDKTPAENAAAQEQLSKLEEKESKITGIEEKLQQKYGEAIVKEEAGDAYTIVVLSDKLDVKQAVGIVDFVMKELSVTQDKIKVQYVSEQ
- the spoIIIAG gene encoding stage III sporulation protein AG, with product MGNWLKKLEQWAGGGSGSPKRSHTFRWLIIIGLLGVAIMLFNSFVNVKKLDNENTGREPPDSGTSQTVLQPETGNANSFDSIELAMENRTKEILEKIVGVGTVDIMVTVDSTEEIIVQRNMNDSQQQSEETDASGGKRHTTQYTRDGQIVTYSQSGNEAPIITKRVKPQVRGVLVVAKGAENKVVRSLIEQAVEKGLNVPVYRISVVPRKQE
- the spoIIIAE gene encoding stage III sporulation protein AE; translated protein: MQEHHIFRPPKGVKALLLLPALLLVLHLLLLCASTASAASAASAASAASAASDTSSASAASTAPVPSSPATGGSGGPTSPVDQWVKGQVEHLPKDKVESYWDQLMKDYGGFFPEGRTPSLMDMLLPGDKGLSFKSVLSGLMNFMWHEVLYNGKLLVTIVMISVLSMILETLQTAFERKSVSRIAYMLCYMVVLVIAVNSFNVAIGYAKDAIDRMIDFMMAMIPLLFALLASMGNIVTVSVTHPLIVFMIHTVGTLIHTLVFPLLFFSAVLHLVSAMSEKYKLTHLANLLRNIGAGLLGVLLTVFLGVISVRGITSSVTDGVTIRAAKYITGNFVPVIGKMFADATDTVISASLLVKNAIGLSGVIIILFLCAFPAIKILILALIYNLAAAVMQPLGETPIVTCLQTIGKSMIYVFAALAAVSLMFFLAVTIMLTAGNVTVMMR
- the amaP gene encoding alkaline shock response membrane anchor protein AmaP, translated to MAKILDRLLLFLYSLSIGILSVTAILLLSGVIPDKYEISDGPAVYITAISVAVILFLLSIRFFYISLRRDRASLPSVDQRTEYGDIQISMETIENLSLKAAGKVKGIRDLKSRIRVSQAGLEIMIRAVVDGEHSLPLLTTDVQRQVHDFVQETTGIPVADVSVYIANLTQAPSFKSRVE
- a CDS encoding Asp23/Gls24 family envelope stress response protein — protein: MSTLPTEFERTEIGEIQIAPEVIEVIAGLATVEVKGVAGMSGGFAGGIVELLGRKNLSKGVKVEVGQREAAVDVSVIIEYGYRLPEVAAEIQRNVKRSIETMTGLTVVEVNVHIHDVQFKSNTSIDKSEDTDAVIRVK